The following proteins come from a genomic window of Canis lupus baileyi chromosome 20, mCanLup2.hap1, whole genome shotgun sequence:
- the BBS7 gene encoding BBSome complex member BBS7 isoform X1 gives MDLNLNRADYLQVGVTSQKTMKLLPASRHKATQKVVIGDHDGVVMCFGMKKGEAVAVFKTLPGQKIARLELGGVLNTPQEKIFIAAGSEIRGFTKRGKQFLSFETNLTESIKAMYISGSDLFLSASYIYNHYCDCKDQHYYLSGDKINDVICLPVERLPRITPILACQDRVLRVLQGSDVMYETEVPGPPTVLALHNGNGGDSGEELLFGTSDGKLGLIQITTSKPIHKWGIQNEKKRGGILCVDSFDIVGDGVKDLLVGRDDGMVEVYSFDNANEPVLRFDQMLSESVTSIQGGCIGKDGYDEIVVSTYSGWVTGLTTEPIHKESGPGEELKINQEMQNKISSLRSELEHLQYKVLQEREKYQQSSQSSKAKSAVPSFSVNDKFTLNKDDASYSLILEVQTAIDNVLIQSDVPIDLLDVDKNSAVVSFSSCDSESNDNFLLATYRCQANTTRLELKIRSIEGQYGTLQAYVTPRIQPKTCQVHQYLIKPLSLHQRTHFIDHDRPMNTLTLTGQFSFAEVHSWVVFCLPEVPEKPPAGECVTFYFQNTFLDTQLESTYRKGEGIFKSDNISTISILKDVLSKEATKRKINLNISYEINEVSVKHTLKLIHPKLEYQLLLAKKVQLIDALKELQVHEGNTDFLIPEYRCILEEADHLQEEYKKQPAHLERLYGMITDLFIDKFKFKGTNVKTRVPLLLEILDSYDQNALIAFFDAA, from the exons ATGGATCTAAATTTAAATCGAGCGGATTATTTACAG GTGGGAGTGACCTCTCAGAAGACTATGAAGCTACTTCCTGCCTCAAGGCATAAAGCTACACAAAAG GTCGTTATTGGAGATCATGATGGGGTAGTTATGTGCTTTGGCatgaaaaaaggagaagcagtg GCAGTGTTCAAGACCTTACCAGGGCAGAAGATTGCAAGATTGGAGCTAGGAGGGGTTCTTAACACACCCCAGGAGAAAATTTTTATTGCTGCAGGATCTGAGATTAGAGGCTTTACAAAGAGAGGAAAACAGTTCCTCTCTTTTGAAACCAACCTCACTGAAAGCATAAAAGCTAT GTATATATCTGGCTCAGACCTCTTTCTCAGTGCAAGTTACATCTATAACCATTATTGTGATTGCAAAGACCAACATTATTACCTTTCTGGGGACAAAATCAATGATGTCATCTGCCTTCCAGTGGAAAGATTACCTCGTATTACACCGATATTGGCCTGCCAGGACAGAGTGCTCAGAGTTTTACAG GGGTCTGATGTGATGTATGAAACTGAAGTGCCTGGCCCACCTACTGTCTTAGCACTACATAACGGAAATGGCG GAGACTCTGGAGAAGAACTTTTGTTTGGAACATCAGATGGAAAACTTGGGCTTATTCAGATCACTACCTCCAAACCAATACACAAGTGGGgaattcaaaatgagaaaaagcgGGGAG gtattttgtgTGTTGATAGCTTTGACATTGTGGGTGATGGGGTTAAAGATTTACTTGTTGGGAGAGATGATGGAATGGTGGAAGTATACAGTTTTGACAATGCAAATGAGCCTGTTCTACGTTTTGATCAG atgttGTCTGAAAGTGTCACATCTATCCAGGGTGGTTGTATAGGGAAAGATGGCTATGATGAAATTGTGGTATCCACATATTCAG GCTGGGTTACAGGTCTGACAACAGAGCCTATACATAAGGAAAGTGGGCCAGGAGAGGAACTAAAAATTAATCAGGAGATGcagaataaaatttcttctttaag gaGTGAGCTGGAACATCTGCAGTATAAGGTactacaggaaagagaaaaatatcaacagTCTTCTCAATCAAGCAAGGCAAAATCAGCAGTACCTTCATTTAGTGTAAATGACAAGTTTACATTAAATAAAGATGATGCCAGCTATAGTCTCATCTTAGAGGTGCAGACAGCAATAGATAACGTCTTAATACAG AGTGATGTTCCAATAGACTTACTTGATGTGGATAAAAATTCTGCTGTTGTCAGCTTTAGCAGCTGTGATTCTGAG TCAAATGACAACTTTCTTCTCGCCACTTATCGGTGCCAGGCAAATACCACAAGGCTGGAACTCAAG ATTCGTTCAATTGAAGGCCAATATGGCACACTTCAAGCATATGTGACTCCAAGGATTCAACCTAAAACCTGTCAGGTGCACCAGTACCTTATCAAACCGCTTTCACTCCATCAAAGAACTCACTTTATTGATCATGACAG ACCTATGAATACACTGACTTTAACGGGCCAGTTCAGTTTTGCTGAAGTTCACTCCTGGGTGGTTTTTTGCCTACCTGAAGTTCCTGAAAAACCTCCAGCAGGAGAATGTGTGACATTTTACTTTCAGAACACCTTCCTGGATACCCAACTTGAAAGTACCTACAG aaaaggagaaggaatttttaaatctGACAACATTTCTACTATATCCATCCTCAAAGATGTGCTGTCTAAAGAAGCtaccaaaaggaaaattaaccTCAACATATCatacg AGATAAATGAAGTATCCGTCAAACACACTTTAAAGCTAATCCACCCAAAGCTGGAGTACCAGTTGCTTTTGGCTAAGAAAGTGCAATTAATTGATGCTTTAAAA gaattGCAGGTTCACGAGGGAAATACAGACTTTCTGATACCGGAATATCGCTGTATTCTAGAAGAAGCAGATCACCTACAGGAAGAATACAAAAAGCAACCTGCACATCTTGAAAGACTGTACG
- the BBS7 gene encoding BBSome complex member BBS7 isoform X2: MDLNLNRADYLQVVIGDHDGVVMCFGMKKGEAVAVFKTLPGQKIARLELGGVLNTPQEKIFIAAGSEIRGFTKRGKQFLSFETNLTESIKAMYISGSDLFLSASYIYNHYCDCKDQHYYLSGDKINDVICLPVERLPRITPILACQDRVLRVLQGSDVMYETEVPGPPTVLALHNGNGGDSGEELLFGTSDGKLGLIQITTSKPIHKWGIQNEKKRGGILCVDSFDIVGDGVKDLLVGRDDGMVEVYSFDNANEPVLRFDQMLSESVTSIQGGCIGKDGYDEIVVSTYSGWVTGLTTEPIHKESGPGEELKINQEMQNKISSLRSELEHLQYKVLQEREKYQQSSQSSKAKSAVPSFSVNDKFTLNKDDASYSLILEVQTAIDNVLIQSDVPIDLLDVDKNSAVVSFSSCDSESNDNFLLATYRCQANTTRLELKIRSIEGQYGTLQAYVTPRIQPKTCQVHQYLIKPLSLHQRTHFIDHDRPMNTLTLTGQFSFAEVHSWVVFCLPEVPEKPPAGECVTFYFQNTFLDTQLESTYRKGEGIFKSDNISTISILKDVLSKEATKRKINLNISYEINEVSVKHTLKLIHPKLEYQLLLAKKVQLIDALKELQVHEGNTDFLIPEYRCILEEADHLQEEYKKQPAHLERLYGMITDLFIDKFKFKGTNVKTRVPLLLEILDSYDQNALIAFFDAA; encoded by the exons ATGGATCTAAATTTAAATCGAGCGGATTATTTACAG GTCGTTATTGGAGATCATGATGGGGTAGTTATGTGCTTTGGCatgaaaaaaggagaagcagtg GCAGTGTTCAAGACCTTACCAGGGCAGAAGATTGCAAGATTGGAGCTAGGAGGGGTTCTTAACACACCCCAGGAGAAAATTTTTATTGCTGCAGGATCTGAGATTAGAGGCTTTACAAAGAGAGGAAAACAGTTCCTCTCTTTTGAAACCAACCTCACTGAAAGCATAAAAGCTAT GTATATATCTGGCTCAGACCTCTTTCTCAGTGCAAGTTACATCTATAACCATTATTGTGATTGCAAAGACCAACATTATTACCTTTCTGGGGACAAAATCAATGATGTCATCTGCCTTCCAGTGGAAAGATTACCTCGTATTACACCGATATTGGCCTGCCAGGACAGAGTGCTCAGAGTTTTACAG GGGTCTGATGTGATGTATGAAACTGAAGTGCCTGGCCCACCTACTGTCTTAGCACTACATAACGGAAATGGCG GAGACTCTGGAGAAGAACTTTTGTTTGGAACATCAGATGGAAAACTTGGGCTTATTCAGATCACTACCTCCAAACCAATACACAAGTGGGgaattcaaaatgagaaaaagcgGGGAG gtattttgtgTGTTGATAGCTTTGACATTGTGGGTGATGGGGTTAAAGATTTACTTGTTGGGAGAGATGATGGAATGGTGGAAGTATACAGTTTTGACAATGCAAATGAGCCTGTTCTACGTTTTGATCAG atgttGTCTGAAAGTGTCACATCTATCCAGGGTGGTTGTATAGGGAAAGATGGCTATGATGAAATTGTGGTATCCACATATTCAG GCTGGGTTACAGGTCTGACAACAGAGCCTATACATAAGGAAAGTGGGCCAGGAGAGGAACTAAAAATTAATCAGGAGATGcagaataaaatttcttctttaag gaGTGAGCTGGAACATCTGCAGTATAAGGTactacaggaaagagaaaaatatcaacagTCTTCTCAATCAAGCAAGGCAAAATCAGCAGTACCTTCATTTAGTGTAAATGACAAGTTTACATTAAATAAAGATGATGCCAGCTATAGTCTCATCTTAGAGGTGCAGACAGCAATAGATAACGTCTTAATACAG AGTGATGTTCCAATAGACTTACTTGATGTGGATAAAAATTCTGCTGTTGTCAGCTTTAGCAGCTGTGATTCTGAG TCAAATGACAACTTTCTTCTCGCCACTTATCGGTGCCAGGCAAATACCACAAGGCTGGAACTCAAG ATTCGTTCAATTGAAGGCCAATATGGCACACTTCAAGCATATGTGACTCCAAGGATTCAACCTAAAACCTGTCAGGTGCACCAGTACCTTATCAAACCGCTTTCACTCCATCAAAGAACTCACTTTATTGATCATGACAG ACCTATGAATACACTGACTTTAACGGGCCAGTTCAGTTTTGCTGAAGTTCACTCCTGGGTGGTTTTTTGCCTACCTGAAGTTCCTGAAAAACCTCCAGCAGGAGAATGTGTGACATTTTACTTTCAGAACACCTTCCTGGATACCCAACTTGAAAGTACCTACAG aaaaggagaaggaatttttaaatctGACAACATTTCTACTATATCCATCCTCAAAGATGTGCTGTCTAAAGAAGCtaccaaaaggaaaattaaccTCAACATATCatacg AGATAAATGAAGTATCCGTCAAACACACTTTAAAGCTAATCCACCCAAAGCTGGAGTACCAGTTGCTTTTGGCTAAGAAAGTGCAATTAATTGATGCTTTAAAA gaattGCAGGTTCACGAGGGAAATACAGACTTTCTGATACCGGAATATCGCTGTATTCTAGAAGAAGCAGATCACCTACAGGAAGAATACAAAAAGCAACCTGCACATCTTGAAAGACTGTACG